In Lactobacillus sp. PV012, one genomic interval encodes:
- a CDS encoding ParA family protein, whose translation MAQIISVANQKGGVGKTTTTINLGASVAKHGYKVLVVDTDPQGNATSGLGIEKSDVDQDVYNVLIDEVPIASTIHHTEVENLDIVPATIQLAGAEMELTSMMARETRLKQGIDEVNDQYDFIFIDCPPSLGQLSINAFTASDSILIPVQSEYYAMEGLSQLLNTIRLVQKHFNKNLDVEGVLMTMLDARTNLGAEVVKEVQSYFGEKVYQTIIPRITKLAEAPSYGEAITEYAPKSRGAKVYDELAKEVLSAHGKEF comes from the coding sequence ATGGCTCAAATTATATCTGTTGCTAACCAAAAAGGTGGAGTGGGGAAAACCACTACTACAATTAATTTAGGAGCTAGTGTAGCAAAGCATGGCTATAAGGTCTTAGTAGTAGATACAGATCCACAAGGGAATGCAACATCTGGACTTGGAATTGAAAAGTCTGATGTTGATCAAGATGTCTATAATGTTCTGATTGATGAAGTGCCTATTGCTTCGACTATTCATCATACTGAAGTTGAAAACTTAGATATTGTACCAGCTACAATTCAATTAGCAGGTGCTGAAATGGAATTGACCTCAATGATGGCACGAGAAACTAGATTAAAACAAGGAATTGATGAAGTAAATGATCAATATGATTTTATTTTTATTGATTGCCCACCTTCATTAGGACAATTATCAATCAATGCTTTTACCGCTTCAGATTCAATTCTTATCCCAGTTCAAAGTGAATATTATGCTATGGAAGGGTTAAGCCAGCTTTTAAATACAATTCGTTTAGTTCAAAAGCACTTTAATAAAAACCTAGATGTTGAAGGTGTATTAATGACCATGCTGGATGCACGAACAAATTTAGGCGCTGAAGTAGTGAAAGAAGTTCAATCATATTTTGGAGAAAAAGTTTATCAGACCATTATTCCTAGAATTACAAAGCTTGCTGAAGCTCCAAGTTATGGAGAGGCAATTACAGAATATGCTCCTAAATCACGTGGAGCAAAAGTGTATGATGAACTAGCAAAAGAGGTATTAAGTGCACATGGTAAAGAATTCTAA
- the noc gene encoding nucleoid occlusion protein, translating into MGLFFNRKNDVPKEKQVQEIELSKIVPNPYQPRKTFSEESIGELAQTLEQQGLLQPIILRSRPQKNDEYEIIAGERRYRAAKSLGWNKISAIVEEMDDEKVASLAVIENLQREDLNPIDEAQAYVQLMQSNELTQTELAKQVGKSQSYIANKVRLLKLDPKIQELLVNRTLTQRHGRALLKLTPADQERAAQIIIEQHLNVKDTERLVKDIDGFLAEEEKPEVKKKKVKKPTVRMRTPKDFRLQINTFKEAIEKAKQSGMEVKYKEDKNQDSYTLTIEMLRKQED; encoded by the coding sequence ATGGGATTATTCTTTAATCGAAAAAATGATGTTCCTAAGGAAAAACAAGTTCAAGAAATTGAATTAAGTAAAATAGTTCCTAATCCTTATCAACCAAGAAAAACATTTAGTGAGGAATCAATTGGAGAATTGGCACAAACTTTGGAACAACAAGGTTTACTCCAACCAATCATTTTACGTTCTCGTCCACAAAAGAATGACGAGTATGAAATTATTGCAGGAGAACGACGCTATCGGGCTGCAAAATCGCTAGGCTGGAATAAAATTTCGGCCATTGTTGAAGAGATGGATGATGAAAAAGTAGCTTCGTTAGCTGTGATTGAAAATCTTCAAAGAGAAGATTTGAATCCAATTGATGAAGCACAAGCTTATGTTCAATTAATGCAATCAAATGAATTAACGCAAACAGAATTGGCTAAGCAAGTGGGAAAAAGTCAATCTTATATTGCTAACAAGGTAAGACTTTTAAAACTAGATCCTAAGATTCAAGAATTATTAGTAAATAGGACTTTAACGCAACGTCATGGACGAGCTCTTTTAAAATTAACACCAGCGGATCAAGAAAGAGCTGCTCAAATAATTATTGAGCAACATTTGAATGTTAAGGATACTGAACGTTTAGTAAAGGATATTGATGGCTTTTTAGCTGAAGAAGAAAAACCAGAAGTTAAAAAGAAAAAAGTTAAAAAACCAACTGTTCGGATGCGTACACCTAAAGACTTTAGGTTACAAATTAATACTTTTAAAGAAGCAATTGAGAAGGCTAAACAATCAGGAATGGAAGTTAAATATAAGGAAGATAAGAATCAAGATTCATATACTCTTACCATTGAAATGCTCAGAAAGCAGGAGGACTAA
- a CDS encoding ParB/RepB/Spo0J family partition protein, whose protein sequence is MVKNSKDLKKRGLGRGLEALFEDAPKVKNDQGEEVQKITLTEIRPNPYQPRKTFDEKSLQELSASIKENGVFQPIILRKSLNGYEIIAGERRFRASKLAKEKTIPAIIRDFDEAQMMEVAILENLQREDLTPLEEAQAYDTLQKNLGLTQEEVSKRLGKSRPYIANYLRLLTLPQKTKRMLQHGQLSMGQARTLLGLKNKEGIDKLAKKVVSEGITVRQLEALVNKLNEKNKLTKKKVIRKSAFIVASESQLKDRFGTGVNITESKKGKGHLSINFDSTQELNRILDLLGVNLDK, encoded by the coding sequence ATGGTAAAGAATTCTAAGGATTTGAAGAAAAGAGGATTAGGGCGCGGATTAGAGGCATTATTTGAAGATGCACCTAAGGTGAAAAATGACCAAGGTGAAGAAGTTCAAAAGATTACTTTAACTGAGATTAGACCTAATCCTTATCAGCCACGAAAAACTTTTGATGAAAAGAGTTTGCAAGAACTTTCAGCATCCATTAAAGAAAATGGAGTTTTTCAGCCGATTATTTTGCGTAAATCTCTCAATGGCTATGAAATTATAGCTGGTGAAAGAAGATTTAGGGCATCTAAACTAGCTAAAGAAAAAACAATTCCTGCTATCATTCGTGATTTTGATGAAGCACAAATGATGGAAGTGGCAATCTTAGAAAATTTACAAAGAGAAGATTTAACTCCATTAGAAGAAGCTCAAGCCTATGATACCTTGCAAAAAAATCTTGGCCTTACTCAAGAAGAAGTTTCTAAACGATTGGGAAAGTCTCGCCCTTATATTGCTAATTACTTACGCTTACTAACTTTGCCCCAAAAAACAAAGCGGATGCTTCAGCATGGTCAGTTATCCATGGGACAAGCTAGAACTTTATTAGGGTTAAAAAATAAAGAAGGAATTGATAAACTAGCTAAAAAAGTAGTAAGTGAAGGTATTACAGTTAGACAATTAGAAGCACTGGTTAATAAGCTTAATGAAAAAAACAAGTTAACTAAGAAAAAAGTTATAAGAAAGTCAGCTTTTATTGTTGCTAGTGAATCCCAGCTCAAAGATAGATTTGGTACGGGAGTGAATATTACTGAAAGTAAAAAAGGTAAGGGACATTTGTCAATTAACTTTGATTCTACGCAA